From the genome of Malus sylvestris chromosome 6, drMalSylv7.2, whole genome shotgun sequence, one region includes:
- the LOC126626833 gene encoding uncharacterized protein LOC126626833 translates to MSLNCLSCQVRQRTSSSGDRDHASKEKAYRKLCCVNINIDRSWSGNLTSPPYEQIENSSIFVLEKKGKKGPGHRRLMTTGGVAYEGSTEPRLVRSSGMRRDWSFENLSLLRNEKKGRNS, encoded by the coding sequence ATGAGCCTTAATTGCCTATCATGCCAGGTCCGGCAAAGAACAAGCTCCTCCGGCGACAGGGATCATGCGAGCAAGGAGAAAGCTTATCGGAAACTCTGTTGCGTAAACATCAATATCGACAGAAGCTGGTCCGGGAACTTAACTTCGCCACCTTACGAGCAGATTGAAAACTCATCTATCTTCGTgctggagaagaaggggaagaaggggCCCGGTCATCGCCGGCTTATGACTACAGGCGGAGTTGCATATGAAGGGAGCACTGAACCGCGCCTGGTCAGGAGCTCCGGAATGAGAAGGGATTGGAGCTTTGAGAATTTGTCGCTCCTCAGAAATGAGAAGAAAGGGAGAAACTCATAA